The genomic stretch ttgaagttgatcacttGGGATTAGCGATTGAGAGAAAGTGAGGGGGTTCTCATATTATGGGGAGTCCTAAATAAAAAGTAATTAGGATTAGGAAGAGGAATTGAACATCATGGGGTTGGTGTTCCTATAACACTAATTGTGCAAATTTAAAGTAGCGAATTTCCTTTATTAGGTATAATGCCCTCCAAATGTAGTGTTGTTTGCACTGAATTAAGTTATTAATATCTTGTGTTATTTTATTGCTTTCTGCATTGTATTATTGGTGTTGTTATATTTATGTCATACTGGTTAAACAAGTTAGATCATTTGTCCCAAAATATGTCCCCTCagaaacaaaatttcaattggtattagagcatGCACCCTATTCTGTTTAGGTGAACTCCATGGAAGATATTTTCTATTCAAACAGACAACACTAAGGATGGAGGTTCAGTCAACAGACCACATGTTTTAGATGACACAAATTATGACTATTGGAAAGCCAGGATGGTTGCTTTTCTCAAATCCATATACAACAAAACATGGAAGCTTGTGGTTAAATGTTGGAAACATCCTTTGATCATATCTCAAGATGATTCAACAAACTTAAAGCTTGAAGTTGATTGGTCCAAAGATGAAAATGATGAAGCTCTTGGAAACTACAAAGCCttgaatgttatattcaatgGTGTTGACAAATAACATGTTCAGACTAATCATCACTTGTATTGAGATTAAAGAAGCTTAAGATATTCTCAAGATTgctcatgaaggcacatccaaGGTTAGGATGTCAACGCTACAACTCCTTACAACTAAGTTTTAAAATTTGAGAATGATGGAAGATGAAGCCATATTTGATTTCAACATTAGATAGTTTGATATAACCAACAATTCTTTTGCTCTAAGAGAAAATATGTCAAAAGAAAAACTGGTTAGGAAGATTCTCATATCTTTTTCTTAGAAGTTTAACATGAAGGTAACAACCATTGAAGAAGCTAAAGATTTAAACAACTTGAAGTGTGATAAACTCATTGGCTCTCTTCAAACCTTTGAAGTTTCTATAAATGGAAGATCATAAAAAACGAACAAGTGTGTAGCTTTTGTATCCAACACTTAAGAGAAGGAAGAtcatgatgaaaatgttaatgaAGAAAGCATATCTGATGTTATATCTTATATTagaagacagttcaacagaccctTAAGAAGACTTGATAGATAATGGAGGACAAATGTGCAAGGCAAAGGGTCATACATTTATCTATAACACAAGAGTAAATATGAAGATTATTCTAAGGTGCCCAATGGTTGTATATCATTGTTATTTTCATATTAAATCATTGATCTAACCAGATTATTGAATATGAAGATTATTCATAGGTGCCCAATGGTTGTATATCAATATAATTTCCAACCTTTTAGCAACAAGGTCGGTCACAAATGAAGGTATCAACTTGTGTAGTCGTCTTGTATAATACACTGATACTAATCTGATGTAAGAGATAATCCAccttaaatttttttattatatacTTTTAagcttgggcacaaatgtaagTAGATACAATCCACCTATAAAGAAAGCTTGTCGAAAAACCCCtgaatttgaaaataaaagtTAATCCAAAGATGCATCTGTGAACATACTCTAAAACAGatacagagatgcatctccgaattaAAATTTGGAAAAATGAGAGACACTCACCCGTTTGCCTTATTTTATGGGAAAACGGTGCATCCGGAGATACATCTTCGAAAATTGATGACATTTTTTACTTTTCGCCAGGGGTTAAGGAGAACCTATATAGGTGGGAAAATAAATTCTCATAAAGTAATAGTTTATGAGTACTAGGGATGAACAAAAACTATAATGAAATAACCACAAAATTGAGAAGTTTCTTCTACCACCCCCAAATTTTACTTGACACCCTCATATCCCATATGTTTTTACCATATTAGCCATGTACACTATTATATTTCATTTCACAAAACGCATTAGAGATTTTAGAATTTTTTAAAAAGCTTTGTAATTTTTTAGACATTTCAAATATACAATATTTGTGCCTGAAACAATAAGCCGATAAGAGGTCCAAGAACTAAAATGAAACAACTATTGAAATTTTTGAATGATAATCATTATGTATTTAGGTACAAAGTGTGTGAGAATGGAGAAACCGTTGGAGGTATATTTTGGGCTCATAATGATTCCATCAATTTGTGAAAACATGTTTCCCACTATGCTCATAATTGATTCAACATATACGACCAACATGTAGAAACTTCCACTTGTGGAAATTATTGGTGTTACTTCTAGATAAATGACTTTTTTAATTGGTTTTGTATTTTTGGAAATTGAAAAATAGGACAATGTTACTTGGACTTTAGAAGTGTGTCAGACTATGTTGAAAGACTAAGAAAGCATGCCATAAGTAATTGTCACAAATCACGATACCACACTGATGAATTTGTTTCTAAAGGTGTTTCCTACGTCATATACATTACTTCGTAGATATCACTTAACAAAAAATGTAAGTAGACTTAAGCCTGTGGTAGTGATCAATCAAATCAAGGGTGAAAATGAAAAAATAGTCAAAGCTGGTGTAATATTGTAAAGCATATTGGATGTATGGAATGATAATAAATTCTTCTACGAAAGAGTTATATGTCGAATGATGTTGAAAACATGTTAAGATAGTTAAAAGTGTGGTTGTACAGTTAGGGAGATGTACGATATTTCATGTGTTTGTGTAATTTCAAAGAAGATGGAACTTGATAGACTCATATGTATGGATGAGGTTTCCATGCACTTGAAAGACTCTAGTTTGATTATGATGGTATGATGACAGATGGTAAATTGAATATATCTATCATGATTGAATGAGAAGTAATTCAAGAGAGACTATCAAAAGTTGATAACAACATGAAACTGCACATTAAAGAGCACCTGAGAAAAATCATCTTTCTAGAAATCACAAATTTGAAACCACCCTCAAAACAAGTAAAAACAAATGGTGCTCCTAAAACGGTCAAATCAACATCAATGACAATTTAATGAAACGGTCTCCTTTTTATTTTGAGCATGTTGACACAAAGTTTTCAGATTCTTCAActtcaaaattaaaaaaaataaattcaAATGTACTTGAATTATCAAACTATCTCCTTCACACTTATACCAAAAATCATACACTTTAAAAATATGTCATTTTTTATGCATAAATACATAAATACATAGGACAAATCATAGATGTAAGGGTGTCAATAATTATAATTATCATGCAGTTTCAacttaacttaaaaaaaaaaaaagaatagtTCATATTTGTGACAACAAGAAAATAAATAAGTGGAATGCATATTCTGTGTATCTAATGTTGTTATATATTTATTAATTGAGTCGGCTAAATTGGACTTTATAAACAATCTTTATTACGAGTTATCTCAAAACCTATTTTCCTTCTAATTATTCCAACTTTTCAAAATTGTGAAAATTGTGTTGTGGTTTTTTCAAGTTTTATTTTATACACCATAACTTTCAACCTATCTAATAGAACGTTGTTAAATAATAACGTGTGGTTTAGCTAATTTTTCACGCCGTTGCGATTAGCATGCTGCAATCACGCCTAATTTTAATTAACATCTCTAAATATAGCCTAATCACACCAACATTGTTCACAAAAACATAACACAAATTTAATTAATCAATCTCTTTCTCTCATTTCAatttctcattcattcatcacagagaaaattttgattaatttttcACATTATTACCATGAAATCATTGTTCAACCGTAACCCATCGTCATCAGCAACGCCATCACGATCAACATCACTCTCCGTGCATTCACGCGCTCGTCTCGCGGGTGAACTCGAACAAGTATTCAAGAAATTCGACGTCAATGGCGATGGCAAGATCTCTGCCTCCGAGCTCGGATCCATCATGGGAAGCCTAGGTCAGCCATCAACCGACGAAGAACTCAACAACATGATCCGCGAGGTTGACGGCGACGGCGACGGTTGCATTAGTTTACAAGAATTCATTGAATTGAACACCAAAGGCGTTGATTCCGATGAGATCTTGGAGAATTTGAAGGACGCGTTTGCTGTTTTTGATATGGATGGGAACGGTTCGATTACGGCGGAGGAGCTTAATACGGTAATGAGAAGCCTTGGGGAAGAATGCTCGTTGGCGGAGTGCCGGAGAATGATCGGCGGCGTTGATAGCGACGGTGATGGAACGATTGATTTTGAAGAGTTtaggatgatgatgatgatgggTTCTCGTCATGATACGACGGATAGGGTCAAACCGGAACCTATGCCTACGGAATGAATCAATTAGttattatcggaaaatctcttctctttttcttttttatatatGCTTTTCTTCTTCGTTGCTATAAACTTGATCATATGAAAAACTTGCTAAAGTTTCGTGACAGGATTATTTTATCTAATTTAAATACTTATAGTAGATTCCATCATGAATACTTTTTAATCTCTTTTTTACTTGTTTTACTAATTGTTTTTTTATTTACCAAATTTTATTTGGACACAAAATACAAAATCTTACAACAAAAataagagattaattactatatttcgtgtaaaaagttttacaccgtcgattcatcacTATCATCCGTTTGTATcactttatagatttttaaaataaaagtcaaacttcttttaatatccgacgTCTATAATTAACTGATAGAGTAAAATCGTTTTCtagtgtatttcaattaaactcttaaaataatataaatatttGGTCAAATAATTTAATTCTTTTTGGTAACAAcataatttaaatttaaatataaagAAAGTTTTGCAAGTCATCCATCATACATTCAACATAAATAAACATGATTTTGAATATCATTAACTAATATAATTTGGAAGATTTAAATGTATAAAAATTAATGGTATTGATAATTTTTGTGTGTGTCTATTTTTTTCATTATTAATATCCGATCTATTGGATCGACTAATTTGATTTGGAGATAAATTATGACATCAAATAATTCTAATCTTCTAACAATGAGAGTCGTGGGAGATCGTACCCTCTTCTCAACCAAATTCAAGGGCAATCATGGTTGAACCAATTAACAATTGGTTCAAGGGCAATCATGGTTGAACCAATTAACAATTGGTTGTGTGCGTCTATTTTGTCTTCTTTTTTTTAGAGGGGGAGGGGAGTGATCCGTTACAATTTGTTTTACTTGTAATAATTATTAGTGTCTATAATGTAATTTGATTACGCAAAAATTAACTTCATTTTGGTAATAAAATTATTTATGTTCAATATAACTAGCGGCTAACCAAAATATATTGTACATTGTGGGTTTTTTAGTTTTGATAATATCGATAActcaattaaaaaaatatataataattattttaagTGATTGATCATTCTAGAGAGATTTGGTAGATGAATGTGTTAACGATAGAGAGGTTATGAGTATCTTAGGTGAGAGAAGAAAAAAAAGGTAAAAACAAATTTGAAGAGGGAGTTAGGTTTGAAAGTGAGTTAAAAGTCATATTTTTATAAGTTACTTTTTACGGGCGAGTTTAGGTATAATGTGTTTTTCTTCATCATGACCCGTTCAGTCCAATCCAATCCATatgatcttattcattttcaaCAAACTTATTCAATTGAGTTGTTTTTTAACATGTTTGCGAGTTGTGCCCATCCCTAATCATTATGATGGATTACAAGACTCATCTTTATGAATTGTGTACTTGTTAAAAGTACAATACATGATAATCCCTAGTAATTAAGGGTTATTGGTGTGTGAACTATTGTTATGTACAAGTATGCACAATCAAATAGTAACGAGTGATGTAAAAGTAAGAGTATTGATCTCACATAGATTGTGATAAATTAAATTGATTCTTCTTTCAAAATCTTGTGAATAGTCATGAGCAAAAAGGATAACAGTAATATTGGTTTGTCACAGGTGCAGattaaaatacaataaaatatatGTGAACATAAATAAGTTAAATCAATAGTAAAAGGCATGTTGGAGAATGATACATCTAATGAAGTAcatattttgtgtgtgtgtgatgaTATCTGTCGTGATATATGAGGCTGAAGATGATCTAGTGGTATAAGTATACAACATCAAGGCATACATAATAAGTCGGGGGAACAAATCTCGAGGTCTCACAATAACATTAAAGCATGTATTTTTGCATTTCCCGATTTCCCATATGGCTGTAGTCCTTTATCTCTTAAGTGCCTAATCTAGTGAATATTTCTATCATACTATTTTCAACCACATTTGCTTATGAAGTCCGTCGATTAATCAATCTCTCAACCCTTAACCAACTTTTACCTATTTCTAAAGTGATGAGTCAAAGAAACAAATGTATATCATTATTTCATATAGCAAAATATATCATTTAAAATTACATCATGTTAACACAAAACACTGATTTTCATTAAACTTCGCATTGCTCAAAATATAGATTTTTAACTCATGATGAGCAAAAGAAATACATCAACACAAGTTCTTACATTCGACATTTCTAAACACAAATGAAAATAAAAAGTAAACCTAAGTATGCCACTCTACTCCTTACAATCTTTCAATCAACGGGAGAAGAGTTTTGTCACGCTAAGATGCTCATCACTTCTTCAATGGGGGATGGAAGGAAATAACTCTTCACTGTGGTCCAATATTCTTATTCTTAAGTAAGATAATTATTTAGCGT from Lathyrus oleraceus cultivar Zhongwan6 chromosome 7, CAAS_Psat_ZW6_1.0, whole genome shotgun sequence encodes the following:
- the LOC127106731 gene encoding probable calcium-binding protein CML25; its protein translation is MKSLFNRNPSSSATPSRSTSLSVHSRARLAGELEQVFKKFDVNGDGKISASELGSIMGSLGQPSTDEELNNMIREVDGDGDGCISLQEFIELNTKGVDSDEILENLKDAFAVFDMDGNGSITAEELNTVMRSLGEECSLAECRRMIGGVDSDGDGTIDFEEFRMMMMMGSRHDTTDRVKPEPMPTE